In Agrobacterium vitis, one genomic interval encodes:
- a CDS encoding ABC transporter ATP-binding protein has product MATVELKGVAKRYGALKVIDDIDLDLEDGSLTVFVGPSGCGKSTLLRMIAGLEPITSGDILIDGQRINDATPTERGVAMVFQNYALYPHMTVRNNIGFPLRMAGMKSADIGRRVEQAANRLHITPLLGRKPAALSGGQRQRVAIGRAIVRDPNVFLFDEPLSNLDAELRVKMRLEIAELHRSLASTMIYVTHDQVEAMTLADRIVVLRAGNVEQIGTPINLYDDPDNMFVAGFIGSPRMNFLTGHVVARSTAAIRVKLSEFKDVEFELALGADLAPGAKISIGMRPENFSSDGSAQFDLRVDMVESLGGVSYGYSNMRGEDALTVDLKGDRSVQTGDTIHTGFHPSKALLFDPATGARLR; this is encoded by the coding sequence ATGGCAACCGTTGAACTCAAAGGTGTGGCTAAGCGCTACGGTGCCTTGAAGGTTATTGATGACATTGATCTTGACCTTGAAGACGGCTCCCTGACCGTCTTTGTGGGGCCATCCGGCTGTGGCAAATCCACCCTGCTGCGGATGATTGCCGGGCTTGAGCCGATCACTAGCGGCGACATTCTCATCGATGGTCAACGCATCAACGATGCCACGCCCACCGAGCGCGGTGTGGCCATGGTGTTTCAGAATTACGCCCTCTATCCGCATATGACCGTGCGCAACAATATCGGTTTTCCACTGCGCATGGCGGGCATGAAAAGCGCCGACATCGGACGGCGGGTGGAACAGGCGGCAAACCGTTTGCACATCACACCGCTTCTGGGGCGCAAGCCAGCGGCCTTGTCTGGTGGCCAGCGCCAGCGGGTGGCCATCGGGCGGGCCATCGTGCGCGATCCCAATGTGTTCCTGTTCGATGAACCGCTCTCCAATCTCGATGCCGAATTGCGGGTGAAGATGCGGCTTGAGATTGCCGAACTGCATCGGTCACTGGCGTCAACCATGATTTACGTCACCCACGATCAGGTGGAAGCCATGACCTTGGCTGATCGGATCGTGGTGTTGCGGGCGGGCAATGTCGAGCAGATTGGTACGCCGATCAACCTTTATGACGACCCCGACAACATGTTCGTGGCCGGTTTCATCGGCTCGCCGCGCATGAATTTTCTGACGGGTCATGTGGTGGCGCGCAGCACAGCGGCAATCCGCGTCAAGCTCAGCGAGTTCAAGGACGTGGAATTCGAGCTTGCACTGGGTGCGGATCTTGCCCCCGGCGCAAAGATTTCCATTGGCATGCGGCCAGAGAATTTTTCCTCTGACGGATCAGCCCAGTTCGACCTGCGGGTGGACATGGTGGAGAGCCTTGGCGGCGTTTCCTACGGCTACAGCAATATGCGGGGCGAAGACGCCCTGACGGTTGATCTGAAGGGCGACCGGTCCGTGCAGACCGGCGATACGATCCACACCGGCTTTCATCCGTCCAAGGCCCTGCTGTTTGATCCGGCCACCGGTGCGCGCCTTCGGTGA
- a CDS encoding carbohydrate ABC transporter permease, translated as MNARAPLWIPVLVGLLAILWIVPVVGLVLTSIRPAGDIAVGGWWSLHTLRFTLEAWQTVWTKYPLAPAFLSSLKLTGLATLLTVLLAPAAAYAFQFLKFPGRRILLLVIVNSFVLPQQVVIIPLFTLWRDLHMIDNVWAVLIPFVGLSFAWSIFLVQSFLAEFPRELIEASKIDGCTPIRTFLYVVLPNSLTPMATVGILQFLWCWNSMLLPMLYLRSDVPLTVLLARIAGSFEPNLDQQSVAAIVTMAVPLVVFIVFQRFFAADARNRSGGKE; from the coding sequence ATGAACGCCCGTGCTCCTCTCTGGATTCCGGTTCTCGTCGGTCTTTTGGCCATTCTCTGGATTGTGCCCGTGGTCGGGTTGGTTCTGACCTCAATCCGGCCTGCCGGTGATATTGCCGTTGGTGGCTGGTGGTCACTGCACACCCTGCGCTTCACGCTGGAGGCCTGGCAGACGGTCTGGACAAAGTATCCGCTGGCGCCCGCCTTTTTGTCATCCCTGAAACTGACAGGGCTTGCGACGTTGTTGACGGTTCTTCTGGCACCGGCTGCGGCCTATGCCTTTCAGTTTCTCAAGTTTCCCGGACGGCGCATTCTGTTGCTGGTTATCGTCAATTCTTTCGTTTTGCCGCAGCAGGTGGTGATCATTCCGCTGTTTACGCTCTGGCGTGATCTGCACATGATCGACAATGTCTGGGCCGTGCTTATTCCCTTTGTCGGGCTGTCTTTCGCCTGGTCGATCTTTCTGGTGCAGAGCTTTCTGGCGGAATTTCCACGTGAATTGATCGAGGCCTCAAAAATTGATGGCTGTACGCCGATCCGCACCTTTCTTTATGTCGTTCTACCCAATTCCCTCACACCCATGGCAACTGTGGGCATTCTGCAATTTCTGTGGTGCTGGAATTCCATGCTGCTGCCCATGCTGTATCTGCGCTCCGATGTGCCGCTGACGGTGCTGTTGGCCCGCATCGCAGGCTCGTTTGAGCCCAACCTAGATCAACAATCGGTGGCGGCCATCGTCACCATGGCGGTGCCTCTGGTGGTCTTCATCGTGTTTCAGCGCTTCTTCGCGGCAGACGCCCGCAATCGCTCGGGAGGCAAGGAATGA
- a CDS encoding alpha-L-fucosidase produces the protein MSQNSLRPLRYRQIHLDFHTSEHIPGIGSQFDAEAFVDTLKQSHVNSITLFAKCHHGWSYYPTKVGAPHPNLSRPDLLGEMIAACNAADIETPIYLSVQWDERTARLHPEWRVMKANNHLDHADDHDRSAQNQLSAAWHTLCLNQDDFRSYLMAEAREVLTLYPTAGLFFDIIQTPDCVCTACLARMARLNLDPLNKVDRLANDEAVNAQFREEMSTVLRREFPQARIFYNSGHINKYGKDRFAPYTHLELESLPTGGWGYNHFPSSARYAARLGLDFVSHTGKFHTSWGEFGGFKHPDALEYECAMMVALGSKCLVGDQLHPNGRINADTYRSIAPAFRRIAALEPFLEGAEQVSDIAILATEYFHRDGVERVRDSDDGAVQMLLELHRCFDVIDPEMDFSRHRLIILPDTIPVDAALKAKFDAYLASGGAVLISGQSGRTPNTGAFAFETGLTLTGENIAFEPSYAQITEALTDARLPASPFVVYAEAEKLQAAGATVLASIRPPYFNRAFNHFCSHQHTPDDPEADAIGVACAVHGKVGTIAYPVFALYRAMGQPLYKYLVDALIERLMPGRMLETTLPSAGRATLTVQAHENRSIVHLLCGIPQIRGQSVRINWQPTARPMEMIEDIPSIGPLSFTVRLPGTPSSVYDAISGETFAWKKQADGAITVDLPGLSIHRAIVIDGVVPK, from the coding sequence ATGTCGCAGAATTCATTGCGTCCATTGCGCTATCGTCAAATTCATCTCGATTTTCACACATCCGAGCATATTCCGGGCATTGGCAGCCAGTTTGACGCTGAAGCGTTCGTTGACACGCTGAAGCAATCGCATGTCAATTCCATCACGCTGTTTGCCAAATGCCACCATGGCTGGTCCTATTATCCGACCAAGGTGGGTGCGCCGCATCCCAATCTGTCTCGCCCCGATCTGCTGGGGGAGATGATTGCCGCCTGCAACGCTGCTGATATTGAAACGCCCATCTATCTCTCGGTGCAGTGGGATGAGCGGACTGCCCGCCTGCATCCCGAATGGCGGGTGATGAAGGCCAATAATCATCTTGACCATGCCGATGACCATGATCGTTCGGCCCAGAACCAGTTAAGCGCGGCCTGGCACACCTTGTGCCTCAACCAAGATGATTTTCGTAGCTACTTGATGGCCGAAGCCAGAGAGGTTCTGACGCTTTATCCGACTGCCGGGCTGTTCTTCGACATTATCCAGACGCCGGATTGCGTCTGCACTGCCTGTCTTGCGCGCATGGCACGCCTCAATCTCGACCCGCTGAACAAGGTGGATCGGCTGGCCAATGACGAGGCCGTCAATGCGCAGTTCCGCGAGGAAATGAGCACCGTTCTGCGGCGCGAATTTCCGCAGGCGCGGATCTTTTACAACAGCGGCCATATCAACAAATATGGCAAAGACCGTTTCGCGCCTTACACCCATCTTGAACTGGAAAGCCTGCCCACGGGCGGTTGGGGCTATAATCACTTTCCCTCCAGCGCCCGCTATGCGGCGCGGCTTGGCCTGGATTTTGTCAGTCATACCGGCAAATTCCACACCAGTTGGGGCGAATTCGGCGGATTCAAACATCCCGATGCGCTGGAATATGAATGTGCCATGATGGTGGCGCTTGGGTCTAAATGCCTGGTTGGCGATCAGCTCCATCCCAATGGCCGGATCAATGCCGATACCTATCGCAGCATCGCCCCGGCCTTTCGCCGGATCGCTGCTCTTGAACCCTTTCTGGAGGGTGCGGAACAGGTCTCTGACATCGCCATTCTCGCCACCGAATATTTCCATCGGGACGGTGTGGAGCGTGTGCGCGATAGCGATGACGGTGCGGTGCAGATGCTGCTGGAATTGCATAGATGTTTCGACGTCATCGACCCGGAGATGGATTTTTCCCGCCATCGCCTGATTATCTTACCCGATACGATCCCGGTGGATGCTGCCTTAAAGGCAAAATTCGATGCCTATCTCGCCTCGGGTGGCGCGGTCCTCATTTCCGGCCAGTCTGGCCGCACACCGAATACCGGCGCTTTTGCCTTTGAGACGGGCCTGACACTCACAGGCGAAAACATCGCCTTCGAGCCATCCTATGCGCAGATCACCGAAGCATTGACCGATGCGCGCCTGCCGGCAAGCCCCTTCGTGGTCTATGCCGAGGCCGAAAAACTGCAAGCGGCGGGCGCCACTGTTCTGGCAAGCATAAGGCCGCCCTATTTCAATCGTGCCTTCAACCATTTCTGCTCGCATCAGCATACGCCAGATGATCCTGAGGCGGATGCTATTGGCGTGGCCTGCGCAGTGCATGGCAAGGTAGGCACCATCGCCTATCCGGTCTTTGCACTTTACCGCGCCATGGGGCAGCCTCTCTACAAATATCTGGTCGATGCGCTGATCGAACGGCTAATGCCGGGGCGGATGCTGGAAACCACTTTGCCATCCGCAGGCCGTGCGACGCTGACGGTACAGGCCCATGAAAATCGCAGCATAGTTCACCTTCTCTGCGGCATCCCACAGATCCGCGGTCAGTCGGTGCGGATCAATTGGCAGCCGACAGCAAGACCCATGGAGATGATCGAGGATATTCCCTCCATCGGGCCGTTATCCTTCACGGTCCGGCTGCCTGGGACGCCATCATCGGTCTATGATGCGATTTCAGGTGAGACATTTGCTTGGAAAAAACAAGCAGATGGCGCAATCACGGTTGATCTGCCAGGCCTTTCCATTCACCGTGCGATTGTGATTGACGGCGTGGTGCCCAAATGA
- a CDS encoding glycoside hydrolase family 95 protein: MSDNELWYDRAASVWTEALPVGNGRLGAMVFGDAWNERLQINESTFWSGGPYQPINPDARAALPEVRNLILAGRYQEADRKAYEGAMAKPDRQTSYQPIGDVWLDLHHDMTVTNYRRSLDLETAVAITQYDCHGVHFRRDVFASAIQDVIVCRIAVDQPGALSMTVMLSSPQNGDPIDIADATLGYDGRNRRQNGIDSALRFAFRVRVLSEGGFVDIGEETIRVREASSVVLLIDAGTSFQNYRNVDGDPQAQIKARLDAAAMLPYEALLEAHVIEHRRLFDRMQISLGDKPVPTLPTDKRVAAYAEGNDPSLAALYLQYGRYLAISCSRPGTQAANLQGIWNEDILPAWGSKYTVNINLEMNYWLADVANLSETFLPLVELVEDVADTGREMAKAHYGARGWVLHHNTDIWRATGPIDGPHWGLWPMGGAWLCAQLYDHYRFNPDRAVLERIYPLIKGAVEFALDTLVALPDSNYLGTCPSLSPENSHPFGSSLCAAPAMDNQILRDLFEAFADASATLGRDGELRTAAVATRARLPEDRIGKGGQLQEWMDDWDLDAPEQQHRHVSHLYGLYPSLQIDPLETPELAKAAQIVLERRGDDATGWGIGWRLNLWARLGNGHRAAQVLTKLLTPERTYPNLMDAHPPFQIDGNFGGAAGIVEMLVQSRPGELRLLPALPEQWSSGSLKGVRIRGGHTVDLSWQAGKLSSLRITAGHSGPLTIRQPADVLEVQLREGEVWESR; encoded by the coding sequence ATGAGCGATAATGAACTCTGGTACGACCGTGCCGCATCTGTCTGGACCGAGGCCCTTCCCGTTGGCAATGGTCGGCTGGGGGCCATGGTGTTCGGAGATGCCTGGAATGAACGCCTTCAGATCAATGAGAGCACATTCTGGAGCGGTGGCCCTTACCAGCCGATCAATCCCGATGCCCGCGCTGCCTTGCCTGAGGTGCGTAATCTGATCCTTGCCGGACGGTATCAGGAGGCAGACCGCAAGGCCTATGAAGGGGCCATGGCCAAGCCGGATCGACAGACCTCCTATCAGCCGATTGGCGATGTCTGGCTCGACCTGCATCATGATATGACCGTCACCAACTATCGCCGCTCGCTTGATCTGGAAACGGCTGTTGCTATCACGCAATATGATTGCCACGGCGTGCATTTTCGCCGCGATGTGTTTGCCAGCGCCATTCAGGACGTGATTGTTTGCCGCATTGCCGTGGATCAGCCCGGTGCCTTGTCGATGACGGTGATGCTGAGCAGCCCGCAAAATGGCGATCCGATTGATATCGCCGATGCCACCCTTGGCTATGACGGGCGTAATCGTCGGCAAAACGGCATTGATAGCGCGTTGCGCTTCGCTTTCCGGGTGCGGGTGCTGTCCGAGGGGGGCTTTGTCGATATTGGCGAGGAAACCATTCGGGTGCGTGAAGCGTCCAGCGTCGTGTTGCTAATCGATGCAGGCACCAGCTTTCAAAACTACAGGAATGTCGATGGTGATCCGCAGGCGCAGATCAAAGCACGTCTGGATGCAGCGGCTATGCTGCCCTATGAGGCGCTGCTGGAAGCGCATGTCATAGAGCATCGCCGCCTGTTTGACCGGATGCAAATTTCCCTCGGTGATAAGCCCGTGCCAACGCTTCCCACCGACAAGCGCGTTGCCGCCTATGCCGAAGGCAATGATCCCTCACTGGCCGCGCTCTATTTGCAGTATGGCCGCTACCTTGCCATTTCCTGTTCCAGACCCGGCACGCAGGCCGCCAATCTCCAGGGCATTTGGAATGAAGATATTCTGCCAGCCTGGGGCAGTAAATATACCGTCAACATCAATCTGGAGATGAATTACTGGTTGGCCGATGTTGCCAATCTGTCCGAGACCTTTTTGCCGCTGGTGGAGTTGGTGGAAGATGTGGCCGACACCGGCCGCGAGATGGCCAAGGCCCATTACGGCGCACGCGGCTGGGTTTTGCACCATAACACCGATATCTGGCGTGCTACTGGCCCGATTGATGGACCCCATTGGGGTCTCTGGCCGATGGGCGGTGCCTGGCTCTGCGCCCAGCTTTATGATCACTATCGCTTCAATCCGGATCGCGCCGTGCTGGAGCGCATCTATCCTTTGATCAAGGGGGCGGTGGAATTTGCGCTGGATACGCTGGTAGCCCTGCCTGATAGCAATTACCTCGGCACTTGCCCATCCCTGTCGCCGGAAAACTCCCATCCTTTTGGTTCTTCACTCTGCGCCGCACCGGCCATGGACAACCAGATTCTCCGCGATTTGTTTGAGGCATTCGCGGATGCCAGCGCCACGCTTGGCCGGGACGGCGAGCTTCGTACAGCAGCGGTCGCCACCCGTGCCCGCCTGCCGGAAGACCGTATCGGCAAAGGAGGTCAATTGCAGGAATGGATGGACGACTGGGATCTGGACGCGCCAGAGCAGCAGCATCGCCATGTCTCTCATCTCTATGGGCTTTATCCGAGCCTGCAAATCGACCCATTGGAAACGCCTGAACTGGCTAAGGCCGCACAGATTGTTCTGGAGCGGCGCGGTGATGATGCAACGGGCTGGGGCATTGGCTGGCGGCTGAACCTTTGGGCCAGACTGGGTAATGGCCATCGGGCTGCCCAGGTTCTGACCAAGCTTTTGACGCCGGAGCGCACCTATCCGAACCTCATGGACGCCCATCCGCCTTTCCAGATCGACGGAAATTTTGGGGGAGCGGCTGGGATTGTGGAAATGCTGGTACAATCGCGCCCCGGCGAGCTTCGCCTTCTGCCTGCTTTGCCGGAACAATGGTCAAGTGGCAGCCTGAAGGGGGTGCGCATCCGTGGCGGTCACACGGTTGATCTCAGCTGGCAAGCAGGAAAACTGTCTTCACTCCGCATCACGGCTGGCCACTCCGGGCCACTCACCATCCGCCAACCTGCTGATGTCCTTGAGGTTCAACTTAGGGAAGGCGAGGTTTGGGAAAGTCGATAG